TTTGTAAATTCACTATGAAGACAGCTTTTAAATCACTTCAGATATACTAAATATTCTTAACGTAATCAGTACAGTTTTTCTCCAGTGTTCCAAAAATGCTTATGTTTCTTAAAAGAACTAGATTTACTATTTTGCTGTTACTTATTACTTAATTTTATGTTAAGTGTAATATTGGGCATGTTCATTGAAAATTAATTTGCAGTTACAATTTTTATTACCTTTTATATTTCAACCACATGAACAATTCATCAATGGAAATTTATAGTATCTTCTGAAATCTGTTTTAATGAGTTAAAATTCAAATCATGTGCTAATAATTAAGCAACTTACAATATTTTTACAGCAAAAAATGTTGTTAAATTtattacaaagaagaaataacagtATGTTTAATGTATACTAATTGTTCATCATCTCTGAAAATACAGGTTAGCTTCTAAAATGagagcagaaattaatttttaaaaatacaggttttCTCTCACAATTGTATTTGAAATGTGAACTCTACtattaaataacataatatatacaatctttattaggaaaaaagaatattttatttaaagaaactcAATTTTAAGCATATACTGTGGCTCTACTAATACAGTTTGGTTATTCTGATAACAAATACcggataatttttaaacaaaactaacTTTCAATTAATTGTAAATTATTAAAAACCCTATTTCTTaaccaattttcttcttttcacaaGGGCCGATAGCAGCTAATTCAGTATTTACAACTGACAATATGAAGAATGCAATTGACTGAGCATCTCCCTAGCTGTCTGAACTACGAAATGCAAGATGTTCTTGTAACACGACTTTAAGACATTAAGGAGTTAAAACCAGAGAATAGGTCTACATTACTGATGgaatataaaaaatcaactgtatCCTAAGAAGATGCTACATAAAAtaaccacaaaaagaaaaacaatataactGTAAAAGCCTGAAAAGAATCGGTGAGCATTTTAAAAGGGGAAGCTTATACTTTAATATACCAGAATTGTGGAAGCTACTGATTCTGGAAGACATAATGAAACATgaatttccaaaaagaaaataaaatactttaccaGCAAACAAAAGGAAGATTTAGCAAGTGTTTTCTGCACTAAATATTCAGATATTCATATCAATTGATATGACTAATGGATTTTTCTATCTGACTTTTATGACCAATTATGTATTCTCTTCTaatgaaaacaaaccaaattAAATAGCAGATGGTTTTTATCAAATGGACACAGCCTGGATTTATAATATAAAGCAAGTTATGTGATCaagaaatcatttcaaaatagtGAGCACTGCTATAAAAACAGATTTACAATGGTAACAAAAGGATgtctaaatatattttagaagcTACAAAccttatgtttccttttttgttttcacatattctggaaaataaagaaacactATCATGTACTCCATCAAAGGGAAACATAATTCCtatcatctgaggaaatttctcTTGGCTGtgactttttaaagcaaaacaaatacaaatattatgtacTGTTCTTTAGAAATCCATCAACCAACTAAATCTCATAATGCATGCAGTTGAAGTATTGGAGAGCAAACGAAAGAATTCCTACAAGACATGAAATAAAACACAGCTACTTCACTGTTGTCAGGTAAAAATTCATGTCAAAATCTGTCAATGATATCATGTATCAATTTGTCAAAAACTGCCATAGTGAACCAAAAGGCCCATAAGGCAACAGCAAACAGGTAGGTCAGAAGATGCATGCACCCCACCACACTGCTTAACATTTACAAAAGAACAGAATCTTGCTctagagaaaatgtatttttcttaatcATCATTTAAATTGACATTTCtgctttatttaattataaatctaACTGATGTGACAAAGACCTGATGTTTAACCTGTCAGTTCAGAAAATTTGGCAcacttaaaattttccattttcatagGATTTCAATGTTAGCTAAGACCTTAACTTACTGGAATAAATATGCCTCTAGTAATACTTTATACTAACTCAGAAGAAATAATATTACCATTTGTGTTTCTGCAATATTACTCCCCAAAAACACgcaaaaataaaactgtattctAAAACTTGTCAAATATAACATCAAGTGAAAGTTAAcatgaattttgaaaattattagcTTTTATAATTTATGTTTGAATATGATTTTGCAGTTGAAATGCTGTATTTGAAATGTGAAATACAGTTGGTTGTATGAGTTCATATTTTAAACTGAATATACTGATTGACATTTTAGCCCAGAACATTAGacattattttttacaaattaatcTAAACCcctatatattaaaatatagatttgCATGAATTAGCaaaagagtttgttttttttttttaatttttcttcaaaattagaCAATGGGTGATATATACACAGGTATTGTGTAACTTTAAAAGCTTCCTCAAAAAACGGGCTTCACATACTCCTTTTCCCTAAAATTTCATCTTTTACTTTAAATACTCAGTTTAAATAATGTCAACTGATATATTCCTTTAAACTACTTCAAAAATGGCTACTTCTTAATGTGATattaaatttcaattttgtttccaCAAGATACAAGAGGGTGTGGTCACAAAATAAATCATTCATAGGAGTGATTAATGCTCTTTTACCAAGCTTTGTAGCTTTTTACTTTAGCATAATGTCCCATTGCTTCCAATTTTTAAGTTTGCCAATTGCAAAGTTCAGTGAGCATTGTAACtgtgatatataaaatatttatcattggCCTATTTCTGTGGGAAATAATTCCAAATATCCCCAAGCACATTGCTGACTTCTGAATAAGAATTCAATCAACATGGATAAAGCATCTTAAAACAAACTAGTGCCCTGTACcatttgtcattttaaatgaaCACTTGTCCTGTTCATTTGAAATCTCACAGGAATAATTACACCTACACTCATTATGCTAGAGCAcattaaaatagcatttatttgCTACCTACTCAcaacatttaaatgaaattttaagacaTTGGGCCGAAATTAATTTTGTATGCTAGATAGTTTTATCATACAAAAATACACTTTATCTCAAATAATAAGCTGGAAATACTCAAATGAGAAAAACCCTTTAGTATATTAAGTAACTTTGCACTACAGAGGAACAATTTCCACAGTTATTTcttcaaaaggaaaacacaatTTTCTATCAAAACAATGCAACCTTGATGTTTCTTAATTCTACATTTTCTATTAATAGTttacaaacttaaaaattaaactaagtacacaattaaaagatttttttcttaaaaagaacacGTTATACATCATTTAAATTGCCAAATATCAAATAGTTTATTCTATTTCACTTTCTAGGGGAAAAAACCAACTGCTCCAAAAGAATgtgtttttctcccattctggaaaTCAACATGCAGTCTGAATCTAACATTACAGTGCGAGATGACATTGATGACATCAACACCAATATGTACCAACCACTATCATATCCGTTAAGCTTTCAAGTGTCTCTCACCGGATTTCTTATGTTAGAAATTGTGTTGGGACTTGGCAGCAACCTCACCGTATTGGTACTTTACTGCATGAAATCCAACTTAATCAACTCTGTCAGTAACATTATTACAATGAACCTTCATGTACTTGATGTAATAATTTGTGTGGGATGTATTCCTCTAACTATAGTTATCCTTCTGCTTTCACTGGAGAGTAACACTGCTCTCATCTGCTGTTTCCATGAGGCTTGTGTATCTTTTGCAAGTGTCTCAACAGCAATCAACGTTTTTGCTATCACTTTGGACAGATATGACATCTCTGTGAAACCTGCAAACCGAATTCTGACAATGGGCAGAGCTGTAATGTTAATGATATccatttggattttttcttttttctctttcctgattccTTTTATTGAGGTAAATTTTTTCAGTCTTCAAAGTGGAAATACATGGGAAAATAAGACACTTTTATGTGTCAGTACAAATGAATACTACACTGAACTGGGAATGTATTATCACTTGTTAGTACAGATCCCAATATTCTTTTTCACTGTTGTAGTAATGTTAATCACATACACCAAAATACTTCAGGCTCTTAATATTCGAATAGGCACAAGATTTTCAACAGGGcagaagaagaaagcaagaaagaaaaagacaatttctCTAACCACACAACATGAGGCTACagacatgtcacaaagcagtggTGGGAGAAATGTAGTCTTTGGTGTAAGAACTTCAGTTTCTGTAATAATTGCCCTCCGGCGAGCTGTGAAACGACACCGTGAACGACGAGAAAGACAAAAGAGAGTCTTCAGGATGTCTTTATTGATTATTTCTACATTTCTTCTCTGCTGGACaccaatttctgttttaaataccACTATTTTATGTTTAGGCCCAAGTGACCTTTTAGTAAAATTAAGATTGTGTTTTTTAGTCATGGCTTATGGAACAACTATATTTCACCCTCTATTATATGCATTCACTAGACAAAAATTTCAAAAGGTcttgaaaagtaaaatgaaaaagcGAGTTGTTTCCATAGTGGAAGCTGATCCCCTGCCTAATAATGCTGTAATACACAACTCTTGGATAGatcctaaaagaaacaaaaaaattacctttgaAGATagtgaaataagagaaaaatgtttagTACCTCAGGTTGTCACAGACTAGAGAAAAGTCTAAGTTTCACCAAATCCACATTCAAATgagttttaaattgtaaaaacTAATATTACTgccaaatataagaaaaaatattttaagtattggTTATGTTGTAAATTTTCAATGTGAATGTCAACTAGATAGGTCATATATATTCAATTTCTTCATTACTTAATGTATTTGTTGCATGGCAGTTTGTTAAAGTACTATCATGTGTATATTTTGTCAATATTATGTCCAACAGAAAATATTCATGTAAGTCATATTTtctaaagaataaatacataGCCTTAAAACAGCGTATAACTTTAAAATGTAACTGACATAGgtatccttgcttttttttttaagttaaaatgcaTTGTTTCTAAGCCACAAACTATAGATATATTTAGATTACAACTAGAGTAGCATTTTAATCTAAAAACCAAAATTATGGGCTCAAAACAATCCAGTATTTTCCATACCACTATGCTATGTTTCCTGGTATAGTGTATTTGCTATATTTGATGCATCAAAAATAATTAAGTACGtatgaagttttattattttaaatgtaaaaaatcatagaatttatcaaaattttaaaattaatgaaccaAAAAAACCTCTATATGCACACCAAGACAGAGaaactttaaaattcatgtttacTATGAAAAAAAGATTGATTTTCTAAGTTCAAGGATAGTATGCCTAtaacatataaatgaaatgaaaataaagggaaggaagaaTACTAAAGCACCagcctctttcttccctcctcactTTGCTTAAATCTAAGCCAAATGCTCTGGATTAATATAGtatactgatttaaaaaaaaaaaaagtacattaaaataaaCTGACTTCCTAACTTTATTCAACTCAGCCCTTTCGTATAACAGAAAGTTAAATACCCAAATCTGAATAccaggaatgaaaaagaaaagactttaaaTCATTATAGAAAAGTCTAACAAAGCCTCTAATTTTAGATACATACAACTTTAGAGTAATACAGTTTATACAGTGTTCCTACCAAATCATAGCTCCcaagtatttaaaaatgtagttgTTTTATTTCCACACTGAAAATCACTAAGGTAACAATAAGTCTTGTCACTTTTCTACTGTACTATCACTTAATTTAACTTCAGGTATTTTTCTCTCTAACCCTCAATTCATGTGGGAAAATCATGAAATTACTAACCTTAACTATGGATTACAAGGATTGGGAATCTCATATCAAACAAACATTTTCCAGTTGTTATAACGTAATAATCTATCAATAAGTGCCAATATCACTATCAGAAAATTTGCCATAAgttatttaaaataggaaaatacttACTGCATTGTAATTGGTTAGCTgaacttttattctattttctgaaaCTGTATCCACTAAACCAAGTagcaattcatttttaaagaaaatattaaatgtctCAAAAATCAATAGTATATCActtttatacaaataaatgagATTTATCTAGTCTAGTTTACTGAATACCCTAATCCTTGGAGAAATGAATACCATGCAATAGCTTGAACTCACTAAGGTTACATGGCAAATTAAATAGTAATTTACTTCTGATAATAATGTTAACATAATGTCAAATCTTGGCAAAAGCCCAGTTTCCTTCTGCCTTATTTTCTACTGTttctttggaatttaaaaaaaaatgcttcaattTAACAAAATGTAGCATAAGCAAGTGAGATATTTTTTGAAACGCCAAAAAGAAATTAACACTTCAGGCACAAAAGGattaagaaaattttcatttggtAAATACATTTGGCACTGACTAGCTCctaatcttcttttattttattttttaccccaggaaataaaacaaactcattaatatcttcatttaaaaatttttaaaatgaattttataattggACTCCCAAGCATAAATTTTTAATATCTAGTTTTATAATCTTAATAAAAATTAGACTATTTTTAGAACCTTCATATTAAGAAAAACTCccttgttttaaatatttttattcttcaggTTTATAACTATGCCAAAGAACTCAGTATAAAAACAGAGATTTCTATTATATTTGTCTAAACTGCTTTCATGCCTTCTTGTCCTCTGtaataagaaattaaataagaaataaatggtaaatattaCAACATTGCCCTTTAAACTGCTATCATTTCTATACTTGACACTGAAGCAGACATTTAACAATCATTTCTGACCATCTGTAATGATCTTTCAGGTATATAAAAGTGCATCAACTGATTTACGACAATACCTATCAGAAAACTTCTaatagctttttaatgtgctaagTAGCATATAACACgtaaatcaaaataatatttatgtgttAAAAATTTAGCTTCAAAAACAAGTCACAACTATGTTTCCAACTACTGACCTCAGCTTAAATGTGAGAATGAGAAACTTAGACAACTTTTTGTATTAAATATCTgttctatgaaaagaaaatatttctactttCTTTACATTGGTCTTCATTACAATGTGtgaatttttcactttatttcaaataattttgctCAAAAAAGCATTAAGGCTAATTCTTCCTGTtagaatgaaaaatttaaaatgcaaaagcaaTAGAGGCAACAATAAATTCAATATGGGAGCCTTCTTAAAACTACATTTTTCTATCCATATATTATAAATCATAGGCATAGACATCAATTTCTACATAGTTAACTGGGCCAGTTCTTCCAAAGGATAAAAAGCCCTTAGTAGTCCTTAGTAGGGCTTATTCCACATAGTATTTTAAATACCAACCAAAGATAAGCTCAACAAGatatggtaaattttatttgctttgttttgtgtgttAATTTAAGGGAGTTGTTACTCTACCAACTACTACTGAACAAATGTTCAAAGTTATTGTGAAGGTAGAATTATTTACAATTATACATCTTTAAAATGCTATTCATAATCATTCTGTACTTCTGACCCAAGTCAATTTTTAGGTGTATGTTCTATTCTTTCATCCTTTAACTAAAGTAACAGTAGTCTCCCCTTATCTGTGGTTTTACCTGCTGCAgcttcagttacccatggtcagtCAGCATGGTCAACtctgtggtccaaaaatattaaatggaaaattccagaaataaacaatttataagttttaaattgttatatttaaacttatttataaatttatgtataaTTGTACTACTTTATTATTACTTGTTGTTAATATCCTACTGTGCCTAACATATGatttaaactttatcataggtatgtatgtataggaaaaaaacatagtacATGTTATACTATATATAGGGTTCgatactatccatggtttcaggcattcTCTGGCAGTCTTGGGATGTATCCCTGACGATAAGCGGGGACGAATGTGTAGCAAAATCTCAGTTCCCTGGGCATTAAAAACTAGATTCCTCATTGAACTGAAATTAGACTTAAGGGTTAAAAAAATATAACATTATTAGAAAACAGGAACTTAGTAGGGCTTATTTCACATAGTATTTCAAGGCTACTTCCCAAAGtcaataaaacttttaattttattgcatttcatGATTATACAATTAAGTACTAGCTTTGTGATTCAATTAGCATTTAAAATCTTACAGAAAAGAGGCATTTTGGCAGATAGTTTGAATTATATGATAGTCATTACTCTCAAGAGCTTATAATCTAGGTATTAAAAAGTATGACAATACCTAAAAACAGAGGCAGATGTGGTAAATActataaaagaagaataaagttctTAATAGACTTAAGAAGAAAGGGATCATGTTGAATTTAAGAAGAAAGGCTTCTATCTTATGCTAGAAGAGATATCTGAGCAGGGGAATACAAGGTGAAAAAATGagcttcaaaaaaacaaataaaacagcaATACATAGACAGAATTGATGAGGTAAGACACAGAAAATAGGAAGCTGCTGCCATCACCTTCATAGCTAGTGAAAAGCCTGGCAAAAAGTGATGGCACTAGCTTGACAAGGGAGTATACAGATGTGACAGGTAATGTGAAGGCAGAATCAATATTTTCTAACTAGCTAGGCAAGAAAGCTGGCATAAGAGACTGAAGAATTAAAAATGATGACCATAAGGAAGACCATAAGAAACAGATTACCCGCAATAATCAAATAACTATTTAATTATGCTTTGTGTAAATTACACTGATAACacaggcaaaaacaaaaagaatatttggCAAGGCAGAACACTCAATGaagtaaaataacattaaataatgtTCTAGTTATTAGAAGCTATTCAGAATGAAAATTTCTAATTGATGTTTTAAATTATCTACCTTATATATATTTCAATTGGTTTATTCCATTTTTTCATTAAACAcatattttctaataattattttaactataaaATACACGGTGAGAAAATACCAACGTACATGAAGTAAAACACACAAATGTCATCCTTTGCTATTTTCCCTGAATCACAGGCATCCATCCAACTCCTTATATACGTATTGTCCTCATTCTTTGTTAATGGCTACATACaaatagtttttaattaaatttttttaaaatagcaagatTTCTAAAGGATAATAGTAATGAAAGGGCAAATAAAGCTTTTTCTATTCCATTTAAGTGGCTTCAAACTGTATTTGAAAATCATGTtagaaaatttacattttcagtttcaattaaaaattaaaatgttcagttGCCAAAGGTAACTTGGCCACTGAGAAGGTTATATTTCAGAATGAAGGCAAGAAGCAATGGGAAAaccataaaataatgtatttcttttatccTTTTCACCAAATAAGATGAGAAATAAGAATACTAAAGTAAacttttagcaaatattttctttatatctcaGATGAGCACCTGTATATACTCCTGAATGTAAGCCCCCGACTCAGTGACTGCAGTGAACTCtaagaaagttaaaaatgagTTGACCaataataaatgttagaaattttaaaagttcagatCACATCATAAAAGAGAAAGTAAGGAGATAAAAGAACCCAGATGAGGCTGGAAAAAGACCTAAAATACTCAAAGATGTTAAGCTGTTAGAGAAATACGAATAGAATACAGAATCGTAGGTTAGAGTtcacaaaagaaaactaatttgaAGATTGACTTTTTTCTAAAAAGCattcaaaaaagcaaaagataCCCCTATTGACAGGCTGCACATACTAGAAATATAACAACAAACACTGCATCATAACAAGtggaataaatattaaatattacaatTTATAGATATTTAGAACAAAATGGCATTGAAATgtggaaacaaatggaaaagtgGGCTTATCACTAATACAAAAGCCATCACCTTTTAAGAAATACTCATTTTTTCAGGACAAAAAGAGCCAAGCAAACGTAATCACAATAATCTTTCCTCCCTTGCTCATATTAAAACAACATGTGAAAATAATCCTAAGTGTCTCTCCCATTCTATTCACACATTTTCTACAGGCCTCCATAAGCTGTATCCATGGCTTTCAAATATGACAGCTTTGTACTTGCACCAGCAAGTGGTAAAATGTGCTGTCATTCCTGTCACTGACACCAATATCAACTCCCTGCCACTATCAAACCCTGAGGCATCAAGTAAGATAAGGGAGGTGAGCTAAGTCTGTCTGGGATTGAGGTCATTTTCGTCACCCTGCTTCTGTGAGAGCAATATGTCATATTTTTCTGAGAGGTATTAAGCAAAGGCAGACTACCAAAGCACATCAACCAATTTCTCAGGATGAAGAGAGAAAGTGGCTAGCAAGGATGACAAGGTTATGGGGAAACTGCTTTTCCCTCAGACAGCTGTGGACACATAATACTCACgagatttgaaaaattaaatgttttaaacgtaatataaaattttaaaatgttaatgctaACAAATGACAGCACTGGCCATATTAAACATAGGCTGCAGGAGTGGGAAATACATATGGGACTGTAGTGAGGTaatcattatatattaataaatttatatttcaatcAGCCAGTAATATTATACACAATCCCATATGTCATATACTACAAACTGAGTACACTGATTGGGTATACTGCATACTGATTGAGTAAAGAAGAATCAAAGATATATATTTCAATCAAAATATTGCTAATGACTTAGGATaggttgaaatataaaatatcaaatgtaCATACTCTGTACTTTAAAAGTCTTACTCTCAATTCTTAAGaaactttgtcttttcttttgctgttaaATTTTTTCCAACTATCACTTCTTACaaacaacaaaatgctagcaaactgtAGTTACCTAAC
This Macaca mulatta isolate MMU2019108-1 chromosome 3, T2T-MMU8v2.0, whole genome shotgun sequence DNA region includes the following protein-coding sequences:
- the GPR22 gene encoding G-protein coupled receptor 22; amino-acid sequence: MCFSPILEINMQSESNITVRDDIDDINTNMYQPLSYPLSFQVSLTGFLMLEIVLGLGSNLTVLVLYCMKSNLINSVSNIITMNLHVLDVIICVGCIPLTIVILLLSLESNTALICCFHEACVSFASVSTAINVFAITLDRYDISVKPANRILTMGRAVMLMISIWIFSFFSFLIPFIEVNFFSLQSGNTWENKTLLCVSTNEYYTELGMYYHLLVQIPIFFFTVVVMLITYTKILQALNIRIGTRFSTGQKKKARKKKTISLTTQHEATDMSQSSGGRNVVFGVRTSVSVIIALRRAVKRHRERRERQKRVFRMSLLIISTFLLCWTPISVLNTTILCLGPSDLLVKLRLCFLVMAYGTTIFHPLLYAFTRQKFQKVLKSKMKKRVVSIVEADPLPNNAVIHNSWIDPKRNKKITFEDSEIREKCLVPQVVTD